The Grus americana isolate bGruAme1 chromosome 8, bGruAme1.mat, whole genome shotgun sequence genome includes a region encoding these proteins:
- the APOBEC4 gene encoding putative C->U-editing enzyme APOBEC-4, translating to MNPGEKTIFREYLTNRGTVVKPYFWQRQNHICAKCPYHIRTGEEARVPYAEFHRVFGFPYRSTESLPKKHLLFYELRSFSGRVVQKGHATNCTEQGNHPESMLFEVGGYLDAVTDAYENIGYIILFSNYSPCNEAHHCCISKIYSCLLKYPEITLCIYFSQLYHTEDGFPAAAWNREALWSLSSLGPRVTLQRLPGGMWHYLLCNFVYGIPASTLYHPAPPSRTLADGQNPHQINNLTAIRPYFRKAFPQAMQGKPAGQNLAFSSPSPASQQPLQAMKGSLLPPMSPSHLVLFPEMFLPFPKQQLYPRPINIVRHLKMPKESFNETRNSEMFPGGRHLL from the coding sequence ATGAATCCGGgagagaaaacaattttccGAGAATATCTGACAAATCGGGGGACTGTGGTAAAGCCCTATTTCTGGCAGAGACAGAACCACATCTGCGCTAAGTGTCCCTACCACATACGGACTGGTGAAGAAGCGAGAGTCCCTTACGCAGAATTTCACAGGGTCTTTGGCTTCCCATACAGATCAACAGAATCTCTCCCAAAGAAACACCTTCTCTTCTATGAGTTGAGGAGCTTCTCAGGCAGAGTAGTCCAAAAAGGCCACGCTACAAACTGTACTGAGCAAGGCAACCATCCAGAATCTATGTTGTTTGAGGTGGGCGGTTATCTGGATGCAGTTACAGATGCCTATGAAAACATTGGATACATCATCCTCTTTTCAAATTACTCTCCTTGTAACGAGGCTCACCACTGTTGCATAAGTAAAATCTACAGTTGCTTGCTGAAGTATCCAGAAATCACGCTCTGCATCTATTTCTCTCAGCTTTATCACACCGAGGACGGTTTCCCTGCTGCCGCATGGAACCGCGAAGCTTTGTGGAGCCTCTCCAGCCTGGGGCCTCGGGTGACTCTGCAGAGACTGCCCGGGGGGATGTGGCATTACCTCCTCTGCAATTTTGTATACGGCATCCCAGCATCAACCCTTTATCACCCAGCTCCACCGTCAAGAACCTTAGCGGATGGACAAAATCCACATCAAATTAACAACTTAACGGCAATTAGACCGTATTTTAGGAAAGCTTTTCCACAAGCAATGCAGGGAAAGCCTGCTGGGCAGAACttagccttttcttctcctagcCCAGCCTCCCAGCAGCCTCTCCAAGCGATGAAAGGCAGTCTGCTACCTCCCATGTCTCCAAGCCACTTGGTCCTTTTCCCAGAAATGTTTCTGCCCTTTCCGAAGCAACAGCTATACCCCAGACCTATAAATATCGtaaggcatttaaaaatgccAAAGGAATCATTCAATGAAACTCgtaattctgaaatgtttccagGCGGCAGGCACCTACTCTGA
- the ARPC5 gene encoding actin-related protein 2/3 complex subunit 5 — MAKHTVSSARFRRVDVDEYDENKFVDEEEGGDGQAGPDEGEVDSCLRQGNMMAALQAALKNPPINTKNQAVKDRAESIVLKVLISFKANDIEKAVQSLDKNGVDLLMKYIYKGFESPSDNSSAVLLQWHEKALAAGGVGSIVRVLTARKTV, encoded by the exons ATGGCGAAACACACGGTGTCGTCGGCGCGGTTCCGCCGGGTGGATGTGGACGAGTACGACGAGAACAAGTTCGTggatgaggaagaaggaggcGACGGGCAAGCGGGACCCGATGAGGGCGAGGTGGACTCGTGCCTGCGACA AGGGAACATGATGGCTGCACTACAGGCGGCTCTGAAGAACCCTCCTATCAACACAAAGAACCAGGCAGTGAAG GATCGTGCAGAAAGTATTGTCCTGAAGGTCCTCATCTCTTTCAAAGCCAACGATATCGAGAAGGCAGTGCAGTCGCTGGACAAGAACGGTGTTGACCTGCTAATGAAGTACATCTACAAAGGCTTTGAGAGCCCCTCTGACaacagcagtgctgtgctgctgcagtggcACGAGAAG gccctggctgctggaggagtgGGGTCCATTGTCCGCGTTTTGACTGCCAGGAAAACGGTTTAA